Proteins co-encoded in one Thermococcus sp. genomic window:
- a CDS encoding 30S ribosomal protein S14, whose protein sequence is MAKADYNKRKPRKFGKGARRCMRCGQYGPVIRIHGLMLCRHCFREIAPKLGFKKYE, encoded by the coding sequence ATGGCGAAGGCTGACTACAACAAGAGGAAGCCTAGGAAGTTCGGGAAGGGCGCGAGAAGGTGCATGCGCTGTGGCCAGTACGGGCCGGTGATCAGGATTCATGGCCTAATGCTCTGCAGGCACTGCTTTAGAGAGATAGCCCCCAAGCTGGGCTTTAAGAAGTACGAGTGA
- a CDS encoding 30S ribosomal protein S8, with product MTLLDPLANALSHITNSERVGKNEVYLKPASKLMGDVLRVMQENGYIGEFEFIDDGRAGIYRVQLIGKINKAGAIKPRFPVKAREYETWEKRFLPAFEFGILIVSTSQGVMTHKEAIEKGIGGRLIAYVY from the coding sequence ATGACTTTGCTTGATCCGCTGGCGAACGCTCTCTCCCACATAACCAACAGCGAGAGGGTCGGAAAGAACGAGGTCTACCTCAAGCCGGCCTCAAAGCTCATGGGAGATGTCCTCAGGGTTATGCAGGAGAACGGTTATATAGGCGAGTTCGAATTCATTGACGACGGAAGGGCCGGCATCTACAGGGTGCAGCTCATAGGCAAGATAAACAAGGCTGGGGCAATAAAGCCACGCTTCCCAGTTAAAGCTAGGGAGTACGAGACCTGGGAGAAAAGGTTTCTTCCGGCTTTCGAGTTCGGTATCCTCATAGTCTCGACCTCCCAGGGTGTCATGACCCACAAAGAGGCAATCGAGAAGGGAATCGGCGGCAGATTGATAGCCTACGTATATTAG
- a CDS encoding 50S ribosomal protein L6 produces MPIDAWVREEVEIPEGVEVTVEGNTVRVKGPKGELEREFSYPGIRISTVDGRVVVFKEFPRKKDIAIARTFKAHIANMVKGVTEGFTYKLKAVYSHFPMTIKVQGDTVLVENFLGEKNPRRAKILPGVTVRVMGQEVIVEGIDREAVGQTAANIEQSTRITKWDRRVFQDGVYIVEKAGKPIKF; encoded by the coding sequence ATGCCGATAGACGCGTGGGTAAGGGAAGAGGTTGAGATTCCAGAGGGAGTCGAGGTCACCGTTGAGGGAAACACCGTCAGGGTCAAGGGTCCCAAGGGCGAGCTTGAGAGGGAGTTCAGCTATCCAGGGATTAGGATATCCACAGTGGACGGCAGGGTCGTTGTTTTCAAGGAGTTCCCGAGGAAAAAAGACATAGCCATAGCCAGAACCTTCAAGGCCCACATAGCCAACATGGTAAAAGGTGTCACTGAGGGCTTCACCTATAAGCTCAAGGCCGTCTACAGTCACTTCCCCATGACCATAAAAGTTCAGGGAGATACAGTGCTTGTGGAGAACTTTCTCGGTGAGAAGAACCCGAGGAGGGCCAAGATACTCCCTGGAGTTACCGTTAGAGTCATGGGTCAGGAAGTCATCGTTGAGGGCATAGACAGAGAGGCAGTCGGTCAAACCGCCGCGAACATCGAGCAATCCACCAGGATAACCAAGTGGGACAGGCGTGTCTTTCAGGATGGAGTTTACATCGTTGAGAAGGCTGGCAAGCCAATAAAGTTCTGA
- a CDS encoding 50S ribosomal protein L32e, protein MNEKARLLRIRARIKRKKPRFLRQEWWRYPKFKNNPKWRRPKGIDSKMRLKKKGKARSPSIGWSSPKAVRGLHPSGYEEVLVHNVGEIETIDPNRQAARIARTVGARKREAMLAKAKELGVKVLNP, encoded by the coding sequence ATGAACGAGAAGGCGAGACTCCTTAGGATACGGGCCAGGATCAAGAGGAAGAAACCGAGGTTCCTTCGTCAGGAGTGGTGGCGCTATCCTAAATTCAAGAACAACCCGAAGTGGCGCAGGCCAAAGGGAATCGACAGCAAGATGAGACTCAAGAAGAAGGGGAAGGCCCGCTCCCCGAGCATCGGTTGGAGTTCCCCCAAGGCCGTCCGCGGTCTTCACCCAAGCGGCTACGAGGAGGTTCTCGTCCACAACGTGGGGGAGATAGAGACCATCGACCCGAACAGGCAGGCGGCTAGGATAGCCAGAACTGTCGGCGCGAGGAAGAGAGAAGCCATGCTCGCCAAGGCCAAGGAGCTTGGAGTGAAGGTACTCAACCCGTGA
- a CDS encoding 50S ribosomal protein L19e: MLKMQRRIAADLLKCGENRVWIDPEKIDDVAAAITREDIKRLINDGVIKKKPIKGQSRARARIFQEARKKGRHRGPGSKKGKKTARMGKKERWMMTIRALRKELRTLKADGKLDEHTYRKLYIRAKGGQFKNKRQLYMFIQEHDILKE; encoded by the coding sequence ATGCTCAAAATGCAGAGAAGGATTGCCGCTGACCTTTTGAAATGTGGTGAGAACAGGGTCTGGATAGACCCCGAGAAGATAGATGACGTGGCCGCCGCGATAACTAGGGAGGACATCAAAAGGCTCATCAACGATGGCGTCATAAAGAAGAAGCCCATCAAAGGCCAGAGCAGGGCAAGGGCAAGGATCTTTCAGGAGGCCAGGAAGAAGGGCCGTCACAGGGGCCCCGGAAGCAAGAAAGGCAAGAAGACCGCAAGGATGGGCAAGAAGGAGCGCTGGATGATGACCATAAGAGCCCTCAGAAAGGAATTGAGAACGCTCAAGGCCGATGGCAAGCTCGACGAGCACACCTACAGGAAGCTCTACATCAGGGCCAAGGGCGGCCAGTTCAAAAACAAGAGGCAGCTCTACATGTTCATACAGGAGCACGACATCTTGAAGGAGTGA
- a CDS encoding 50S ribosomal protein L18: MAHGPRYRVPFRRRREGKTNYHKRLALLKSGKPRLVVRKTLNHHVAQIVVYDPKGDRTIVSAHTRELMRDFGWKGHGGNTPSAYLLGLLIGYKAKNAGIGEVILDIGIHPPIRGSSIFAVLKGAVDAGLNVPHSEEIYPEDYRINGEHVANYAKTLKEEDESLYRKQFGGYLVRGLEPEKLPEHFEEVKARIIEKFEGARE; the protein is encoded by the coding sequence ATGGCACACGGACCGAGGTATAGGGTTCCGTTCAGAAGGAGGAGAGAGGGTAAGACTAACTATCATAAGAGGCTCGCCCTCCTCAAGTCTGGCAAGCCTAGGCTTGTCGTGAGGAAGACCCTCAACCACCACGTAGCTCAGATAGTCGTTTACGATCCTAAAGGTGACAGGACGATCGTTTCAGCCCATACAAGGGAGCTCATGAGGGATTTCGGCTGGAAGGGCCATGGCGGCAACACACCGTCTGCTTACCTGCTCGGTCTCCTCATAGGATACAAGGCCAAGAATGCTGGCATCGGGGAAGTCATCCTCGACATAGGCATTCACCCACCGATCAGAGGTTCGAGCATCTTCGCGGTTCTCAAGGGTGCCGTTGACGCTGGCCTAAACGTCCCGCACAGTGAGGAGATATACCCGGAGGACTACAGGATAAATGGCGAGCACGTGGCGAACTACGCCAAGACCCTTAAGGAAGAGGACGAGAGCCTCTACAGGAAGCAGTTTGGTGGATACCTCGTCAGGGGTCTTGAGCCCGAGAAACTCCCCGAGCACTTTGAAGAGGTTAAGGCCAGGATAATCGAGAAGTTTGAGGGGGCGAGAGAATGA
- the rpsE gene encoding 30S ribosomal protein S5, producing MSDPREMAQRVLEEWEPRTKLGILVKEGQITDIHEIFRKGYQIKEPEIVDVLLPEVNMRENQEVLDIALTVRMTDSGRRIRFRVLAAVGNRDGYVGLGIGHGKEVGIAIRKAINYAKMDIIEIKRGCGSWECRCRRPHSIPFAVEGKEGSVRVKLMPGPRGLGLVIGDVGKKILSLAGVQDVWSQTLGETRTTVNFARAVFNALYNTNSVAVKPEDIERYGIVVGREMPTDFQVE from the coding sequence ATGAGCGACCCGAGAGAGATGGCCCAGCGCGTTCTTGAGGAGTGGGAGCCGAGGACCAAGCTCGGCATACTCGTCAAGGAGGGTCAGATAACTGACATTCACGAGATATTCAGGAAGGGTTACCAGATAAAGGAGCCTGAGATCGTCGACGTCCTCCTTCCGGAGGTCAACATGAGGGAGAATCAGGAAGTGCTCGACATCGCATTAACCGTCAGGATGACCGACAGTGGTAGGAGGATCCGCTTCAGGGTTCTCGCGGCAGTTGGCAACAGGGACGGCTATGTCGGCCTTGGAATCGGCCACGGTAAGGAGGTTGGAATAGCCATCAGGAAAGCCATCAACTACGCCAAGATGGACATCATCGAGATCAAGCGCGGTTGCGGTTCATGGGAGTGCAGATGCAGGAGGCCGCACTCGATTCCCTTCGCCGTTGAAGGCAAGGAGGGAAGCGTCCGCGTCAAGCTCATGCCCGGGCCTCGTGGCCTTGGACTGGTCATTGGTGACGTCGGCAAGAAGATACTCAGCCTAGCAGGTGTCCAGGATGTCTGGTCTCAGACCCTCGGTGAGACCAGGACCACCGTTAACTTCGCCAGGGCGGTCTTCAACGCGCTCTACAACACCAACAGCGTTGCGGTTAAGCCTGAGGACATCGAGCGCTACGGCATAGTCGTTGGCAGGGAGATGCCGACAGACTTCCAGGTTGAGTGA
- a CDS encoding 50S ribosomal protein L30 produces the protein MVKLALIRLRSGIRAKGEVRDTLAMLRLHRINHLVLVDDTPSYEGMVQKVKDYITWGEINKETLAELIKKRGRLIGNRPVTEDYIKEKLGMTIDEFAEKVVNGEMKLTDLPNFKPVFRLHPPRGGLRGTKKHSFKEGGALGYRGDEINGLIERML, from the coding sequence ATGGTCAAGTTAGCGCTCATTAGGCTTAGGAGCGGGATAAGGGCGAAGGGGGAAGTGAGGGATACCCTTGCCATGCTCCGCCTTCATAGGATAAACCATCTCGTCCTTGTCGATGACACCCCGAGCTACGAGGGGATGGTTCAGAAGGTCAAGGACTACATAACTTGGGGCGAAATTAACAAGGAGACCCTTGCAGAGCTTATAAAGAAGCGTGGCAGGCTCATTGGAAACAGACCGGTAACCGAGGATTACATCAAGGAGAAGCTTGGAATGACCATTGACGAGTTTGCTGAGAAGGTCGTCAACGGCGAGATGAAGCTCACAGACCTTCCCAACTTTAAACCTGTCTTCAGGCTCCACCCGCCGAGGGGCGGCCTCAGGGGAACCAAGAAGCACAGCTTTAAAGAGGGTGGAGCACTCGGCTACCGCGGCGATGAGATAAACGGACTCATTGAGAGAATGCTGTGA
- a CDS encoding uL15 family ribosomal protein, with protein MIRRKRKVRKLRGSHTHGWGCKKKHRGGGSKGGKGMAGTGKRKNTKWTWIIRYAPDHLGKRGFHRPKAVQYTPNVINLSDIDENLQLFLDAGIAYEEDGRIIVDTTQLGVDKVLGSGKLTKPLVVKAYYVTPKAEEKIKAISGEVLLA; from the coding sequence ATGATAAGGAGAAAGAGGAAGGTTAGAAAGCTCCGCGGGAGTCACACTCACGGATGGGGCTGCAAGAAGAAGCATCGTGGCGGCGGAAGCAAGGGAGGTAAGGGAATGGCAGGAACCGGAAAGAGGAAGAACACCAAGTGGACATGGATCATCAGGTACGCCCCTGACCACCTTGGCAAGCGCGGCTTCCACAGACCCAAGGCAGTTCAGTACACCCCGAACGTTATCAACCTCAGCGACATCGACGAGAACCTCCAGCTATTCCTCGATGCGGGCATTGCCTACGAAGAAGATGGAAGGATAATCGTTGATACCACACAGCTAGGAGTTGACAAGGTTCTCGGCTCAGGAAAGCTAACCAAGCCACTCGTGGTCAAGGCTTACTACGTCACCCCCAAGGCTGAGGAGAAGATTAAGGCCATTAGCGGCGAGGTTCTCCTCGCCTGA
- the secY gene encoding preprotein translocase subunit SecY: protein MGKTRDMIYAIERYFPEVERPKRHVPLKEKFMWTGIVLLLYFVLAEIPIYGMPKNIQDYFATLRFVLAGRNGSLLTLGIGPIVTASIIMQLLVGSEIVHLDLSNPEDRRFYQATQKLFAVFMSFFEAAIYVFAGAFGRVDTGIGSFQTITTPEGAVFIGIGLGILIILQLGFASTMLILLDELVSKWGIGSGISLFIAAGVSQQVIVKSLNPFTTNQYIDPLTGGPAIVGAIPAFIQHLIHGDLTGAIYRGPLPDMLDLTATIIVFLIVVYLESMRVEIPLSYGRVTVRGRYPIRFMYVSNIPIILTLALYANVQLWARLLNNYGYTWLGTFDQHGNPVSGLVTYLYPPMDIYHVMADPGRALVYALMTIVWALIFGFLWVELTGLDAKSIAKQLQNAGLQIPGFRRDPRILERVLNRYIPYVTFWGSFTLAIVAVLADFLGALGTGTGILLTVGILYRFYEEIAREQATEMFPALRKFFSK from the coding sequence ATGGGGAAGACAAGGGACATGATCTATGCCATAGAAAGGTACTTCCCTGAGGTTGAGAGGCCCAAGCGGCACGTTCCCCTCAAGGAGAAGTTCATGTGGACCGGGATCGTTCTGCTATTGTACTTTGTGCTCGCAGAGATTCCCATTTATGGGATGCCGAAGAACATCCAAGACTACTTTGCCACACTAAGGTTTGTCCTTGCCGGGAGAAACGGTTCCCTTCTGACCCTGGGTATCGGTCCAATTGTTACCGCGAGTATAATCATGCAACTTCTCGTCGGTTCTGAAATTGTTCACCTTGATCTCTCAAATCCCGAGGACAGAAGGTTTTACCAGGCCACTCAGAAGCTCTTTGCGGTCTTCATGAGCTTCTTTGAAGCGGCCATATACGTCTTCGCCGGGGCATTTGGTAGGGTGGACACGGGCATCGGCTCCTTTCAGACTATCACCACTCCGGAGGGTGCCGTCTTCATTGGAATAGGTCTGGGGATACTCATAATACTCCAGCTCGGCTTCGCTTCCACCATGTTAATCCTCCTCGATGAACTTGTGAGTAAGTGGGGTATTGGGAGTGGTATCAGCCTCTTCATTGCCGCCGGCGTCTCTCAGCAGGTCATCGTCAAGTCCCTCAATCCCTTCACCACCAATCAATACATCGATCCCCTAACGGGTGGACCCGCTATTGTTGGTGCCATCCCTGCGTTCATACAGCATCTCATTCACGGCGACCTAACGGGGGCGATATACAGGGGGCCCCTGCCAGATATGTTAGACCTCACCGCGACGATAATAGTCTTCCTCATCGTAGTGTACCTCGAGAGCATGCGCGTCGAGATACCCCTCAGCTATGGCCGCGTTACGGTCCGTGGCAGGTACCCGATAAGGTTTATGTACGTCAGCAACATACCGATAATCCTTACGTTGGCCCTCTACGCCAATGTTCAGCTATGGGCGAGACTCCTCAACAACTACGGCTACACATGGCTCGGGACGTTCGATCAACATGGAAATCCGGTAAGCGGTCTTGTCACCTACCTCTACCCACCGATGGATATCTACCACGTCATGGCCGACCCGGGTAGGGCATTGGTTTATGCCCTCATGACAATCGTATGGGCGTTGATATTCGGGTTCCTATGGGTTGAGCTGACGGGCCTTGATGCCAAGAGTATAGCGAAACAGCTTCAGAATGCTGGACTGCAGATACCTGGATTCAGGAGGGATCCAAGGATACTGGAGAGGGTGCTCAACAGGTACATTCCCTACGTTACGTTCTGGGGTTCGTTCACCCTGGCAATAGTTGCAGTGCTCGCAGACTTCCTGGGGGCTCTTGGAACGGGAACTGGAATCCTCCTTACGGTGGGCATACTCTACAGGTTCTACGAGGAGATAGCAAGGGAGCAGGCGACAGAGATGTTCCCAGCGTTGAGGAAGTTCTTCAGCAAGTGA
- a CDS encoding adenylate kinase has translation MPFVVMITGIPGVGKSTITKLSLKKARVKFRLVNFGDLMFEEAVKAGLVKHRDEMRKLNPGVQKELQIKAARRIVEMSQSEPVLIDTHATIRTPVGYLLGFPREVIEVINPNFIVIIEATPSEILGRRLRDLKRDRDVETEEQIQRHQDLNRAAAVSYAMHSRALVKIIENHEDKGLEEAVNELVGVLDLAVGEYV, from the coding sequence ATGCCGTTTGTCGTCATGATAACTGGTATTCCCGGGGTCGGTAAGAGCACTATCACAAAACTCTCCCTCAAAAAAGCCCGGGTCAAGTTCAGGCTGGTGAACTTCGGCGATCTAATGTTCGAGGAAGCAGTTAAGGCAGGCTTAGTTAAGCACAGGGATGAGATGAGGAAGCTTAACCCTGGCGTCCAGAAGGAACTCCAGATAAAAGCTGCGAGGAGAATCGTTGAGATGTCTCAGAGTGAACCAGTGCTCATAGACACTCATGCGACCATAAGAACCCCAGTCGGCTACCTGCTTGGCTTCCCCAGGGAGGTTATTGAGGTCATAAACCCGAACTTCATAGTCATAATTGAAGCCACTCCAAGTGAGATACTCGGTAGGCGTCTCCGCGATCTGAAACGTGACAGGGACGTTGAAACGGAGGAGCAGATACAGAGGCACCAGGATCTGAACCGTGCGGCTGCGGTTAGCTACGCAATGCATTCACGGGCCCTTGTTAAGATAATTGAGAACCACGAGGATAAGGGCCTTGAGGAGGCCGTTAATGAGCTTGTTGGAGTACTTGATCTGGCGGTGGGAGAGTATGTTTGA
- a CDS encoding EMC3/TMCO1 family protein has protein sequence MFEGIYSFLDGIFGPLIQAYSPIVVITIAGIILGALFTLLNYFFVDQEKAKLLQKKSKEFQKKYREAQKAKDEKKLKKLQQEQMELMKLQSEVMKDSMLKVSLLTLPIFWIFWGWLKRWYVEVGIVKSPFNFFLFDWFHKMYHSALPANELGYLGWYMLTSMAVGYILRKLLDMS, from the coding sequence ATGTTTGAGGGAATATACAGTTTCCTTGACGGCATATTTGGGCCACTCATACAGGCGTACAGCCCGATAGTGGTCATTACAATAGCGGGCATAATACTCGGTGCTTTATTCACCCTTTTGAACTACTTCTTTGTTGACCAGGAGAAGGCGAAACTCCTTCAAAAGAAAAGCAAGGAGTTTCAGAAGAAGTACCGTGAGGCCCAAAAAGCAAAGGATGAGAAGAAGCTCAAAAAGCTTCAGCAAGAACAAATGGAGCTTATGAAGCTCCAGAGCGAGGTAATGAAGGATAGCATGCTCAAGGTTTCCCTGCTCACCCTCCCCATCTTTTGGATATTCTGGGGATGGCTCAAGAGATGGTACGTTGAGGTGGGCATAGTCAAATCCCCCTTCAACTTCTTCCTCTTTGACTGGTTCCACAAGATGTACCATTCGGCCCTTCCAGCAAACGAGCTGGGCTACCTTGGATGGTACATGCTTACCTCAATGGCCGTCGGTTATATCCTTAGAAAACTCCTCGATATGAGTTAA
- a CDS encoding 50S ribosomal protein L34e — MKPMYRSRSWKRKYVRTPSGRTVIHFEREKPKVAHCAMCGRPLNGTPRGRPSQLRKLPKTAKRPERPYPNLCPSCMRKVMKAQIRAGIAI, encoded by the coding sequence ATGAAGCCGATGTACAGGTCAAGGTCATGGAAGAGGAAGTACGTTCGCACTCCGAGCGGAAGGACGGTCATACACTTTGAGAGAGAGAAACCTAAGGTTGCCCACTGTGCCATGTGCGGAAGGCCGCTCAACGGCACCCCACGCGGAAGACCGAGCCAGCTCAGGAAGCTCCCGAAGACTGCCAAGAGGCCGGAGAGGCCCTACCCGAACCTATGCCCGAGTTGCATGAGGAAGGTCATGAAGGCCCAGATCAGGGCCGGCATTGCCATATGA